The following coding sequences are from one Roseobacter ponti window:
- the ppsR gene encoding transcriptional regulator PpsR, which translates to MTTGENTFWSSGAVPLIEPEFLSSIIGAASDIALVVSAEGIILSVVLNTHIESFGNLKHWEGRPVADFLTSESVPKFEKAHDAYLAGEVPKKPLELNHSDNAVWQYPVRYTFHRFGYENAALLLGRDLRPIAETQQQLVQAQIALEQGYEARREFDARYRVLMANSSQAVVFVSVQSGRIDDANEAAATLLGLGTEALRGSSLAQHFNDRSSVELTESLLNATLSEEGGRVTLRATRTRQQIVLQPVVFRAGGQRVLLCRLDSDTAVAESSGEAANQALSLFRLGADAMLFISPRGVILSVNESFLDLVGAPHLSGVVGRSLGDFLSRGQIDLSVLTDPPQRAGQMRTYSTKLINDLGTRVSVEISATHLDDADAPSIGCIVRDVSRVEAQRSAAGAIAGGQMPPESSRNVMDLVGSASLKDIVAETTDVVEKMCIETAVELTSNNRVAAAEMLGLSRQSLYVKLRKYGLLAKNT; encoded by the coding sequence ATGACAACCGGAGAGAATACATTCTGGAGCAGCGGTGCTGTTCCCCTGATCGAGCCTGAGTTTCTCAGCAGCATCATCGGGGCCGCGTCGGACATCGCGCTTGTGGTTTCTGCCGAGGGCATCATTCTGTCGGTGGTTCTGAACACGCATATCGAATCCTTCGGTAATCTGAAGCACTGGGAGGGGCGTCCGGTCGCGGACTTTCTGACCAGCGAATCCGTGCCGAAGTTCGAAAAGGCACATGACGCCTATCTTGCCGGCGAGGTGCCGAAAAAGCCGCTGGAACTTAATCACAGCGACAATGCGGTCTGGCAGTATCCGGTCCGTTACACATTTCACCGGTTCGGCTATGAGAACGCAGCGCTGCTGCTGGGCCGTGACCTGAGACCGATCGCGGAAACGCAACAACAGCTGGTTCAGGCGCAGATCGCGCTGGAGCAGGGGTATGAAGCGCGCCGCGAGTTTGATGCGCGGTATCGCGTGCTGATGGCCAACAGCTCGCAGGCTGTTGTCTTTGTCTCGGTGCAGTCCGGGCGGATCGATGACGCAAACGAGGCGGCGGCGACACTGCTGGGTCTGGGCACAGAGGCGTTGCGCGGCAGCTCACTTGCGCAGCACTTCAACGACCGCTCCAGCGTTGAGCTGACCGAAAGCCTTCTGAATGCGACGCTGTCGGAGGAAGGCGGGCGGGTCACTCTGCGTGCCACCCGCACACGTCAGCAGATCGTTCTGCAGCCGGTTGTTTTCAGGGCAGGGGGCCAGCGCGTTCTGCTCTGCCGTCTGGACTCGGATACCGCCGTCGCAGAATCCAGCGGCGAGGCTGCCAATCAGGCGCTGTCTCTCTTCCGCCTTGGGGCGGATGCCATGCTCTTCATCTCACCCAGGGGCGTGATCCTGTCCGTCAACGAAAGCTTCCTCGATCTTGTGGGCGCGCCGCATCTGTCTGGTGTGGTCGGGCGCAGTCTTGGTGATTTCCTGAGCCGCGGCCAGATTGACCTGAGCGTTCTGACAGATCCGCCCCAGCGGGCGGGCCAGATGCGGACCTATTCCACCAAGCTGATCAACGATCTCGGCACGAGGGTGTCGGTGGAGATTTCTGCCACGCACCTGGATGATGCCGATGCGCCGTCAATCGGATGTATCGTGCGTGATGTAAGCCGGGTTGAGGCGCAGCGCAGTGCCGCCGGTGCAATCGCCGGCGGTCAGATGCCGCCTGAATCGAGCCGGAACGTTATGGATCTGGTCGGATCGGCCTCGCTCAAGGATATCGTGGCCGAAACCACGGATGTCGTTGAGAAGATGTGCATTGAGACCGCGGTGGAGCTGACCAGCAACAATCGGGTCGCCGCGGCTGAGATGCTGGGCCTGTCGCGCCAGAGCCTCTATGTGAAGCTGCGCAAGTACGGTCTGCTCGCCAAAAACACCTGA
- a CDS encoding cobalamin B12-binding domain-containing protein: MPTDDHRETPRTERSRPVYVDALATRVISVLSSRQAVSPGGMRQFVLDHLLRAALCPGGFEPAELIAELRGHRLSVDEIIDIYIPQAAIVLGQMWVDDDASFAQVTIGSMRLQSLVGEAAAGNVPDVVTDRTRLTGLVVVPANEQHFLGASVLSAQLRRLGCDVGTSFDEDEGSLAARVMLESPDLALVTCSRIENLNTVRRTVQTIRNAAPEGCVIALGGLVTACAADLRANTGVDIVTSKAAEAVSFCAAEFAAASRS; the protein is encoded by the coding sequence ATGCCGACCGATGATCACAGAGAAACGCCTCGTACGGAGCGCAGCCGACCGGTTTATGTCGATGCGCTGGCGACACGGGTGATTTCAGTGCTGAGCAGCAGACAGGCCGTCTCTCCGGGTGGCATGCGCCAGTTCGTTCTGGATCATCTTCTGCGCGCCGCGCTGTGCCCGGGTGGTTTTGAGCCCGCGGAACTCATCGCGGAACTGCGCGGGCACCGTTTATCGGTCGATGAGATCATCGACATCTATATTCCTCAGGCGGCGATCGTGCTCGGACAGATGTGGGTCGATGATGACGCCAGTTTTGCCCAGGTAACGATCGGCTCCATGCGGTTGCAGTCGCTGGTGGGCGAGGCCGCCGCAGGCAATGTGCCTGACGTCGTCACGGACCGTACCCGGCTGACCGGGCTTGTCGTCGTACCGGCCAACGAGCAGCATTTCCTCGGCGCCAGTGTGCTTTCTGCGCAGCTCAGACGCCTTGGCTGTGATGTCGGCACATCCTTTGATGAAGACGAAGGATCGCTCGCGGCGCGGGTGATGCTGGAATCCCCTGATCTTGCGCTGGTGACCTGTTCCCGCATTGAAAACCTCAATACGGTGCGCCGGACGGTACAGACGATCCGAAATGCAGCACCTGAGGGCTGTGTGATCGCACTCGGCGGTCTGGTGACGGCCTGTGCCGCCGATCTCAGGGCCAACACCGGCGTCGATATCGTGACCAGCAAGGCCGCGGAGGCCGTTTCCTTTTGTGCCGCTGAGTTCGCGGCGGCAAGCCGCTCATGA
- a CDS encoding BCD family MFS transporter — MKPLSWLSIARLGLVQMALGSVVVLTTATMNRVMVVELALPAILPGLLVSLYYGTQFLRPRFGHGADQGGRRTPWIIGGIALLAAGAVGAALSVGLMERSAGAGIAAAVPSFLLIGLGIGSAGTNLLALLASRVSEGRQAPAGSLVWIMMIFGLAVTGITAGILLDPYTHSRLVAVTLGVCAVALALACIGVWGQEGVAAGPAKPRHQAAFRDVTRELWRDPRVRVFTVFVFASMLAYNLQDLILEPFAGHVFGLTVGESTQLGGMHHAGALAGMLIVLLSGTLLARWVTVPIRVWIVGGCVLSGLSLIGLAWGGARAPDWPLAGNIFTLGLANGTFAVAAIGAMMSLAREGGDGREGVRMGLFGAAQAIAFGAGSFIGTAMVDIMRWLTQADATAYGAVFTFEGFVFLIAAGLAMRLTAPGPENRNQTAMMPGE, encoded by the coding sequence ATGAAACCACTGAGCTGGCTTTCGATTGCGCGTCTGGGTCTGGTGCAGATGGCGCTGGGGTCGGTCGTGGTGCTGACCACGGCGACGATGAACCGGGTGATGGTGGTCGAACTGGCGCTGCCGGCGATCCTTCCCGGGCTGCTGGTCTCTCTCTATTATGGGACTCAGTTTCTGCGGCCCCGCTTCGGGCACGGCGCGGATCAGGGCGGAAGGCGTACCCCCTGGATCATCGGTGGCATCGCCCTGCTTGCCGCAGGTGCTGTGGGTGCTGCACTTTCGGTCGGCCTGATGGAGCGGAGCGCCGGGGCCGGGATCGCGGCGGCGGTGCCATCCTTTCTGCTGATCGGTCTGGGGATCGGATCCGCGGGCACCAACCTTCTGGCGCTGCTGGCCTCCCGCGTGAGCGAAGGACGCCAGGCACCCGCCGGCAGCCTCGTCTGGATCATGATGATTTTCGGCCTCGCGGTGACCGGGATCACCGCCGGTATCCTGCTCGACCCTTACACACACAGCCGGCTGGTTGCCGTGACGCTTGGCGTTTGTGCGGTGGCGCTGGCGCTGGCCTGCATCGGTGTCTGGGGCCAGGAGGGTGTTGCCGCAGGCCCGGCAAAACCGCGCCACCAGGCGGCCTTCCGCGATGTCACGCGCGAGCTCTGGAGAGACCCGCGGGTCCGCGTCTTCACCGTTTTCGTCTTTGCCTCGATGCTGGCCTACAACCTGCAGGATCTGATCCTTGAGCCATTTGCCGGGCATGTCTTTGGCCTCACCGTCGGCGAAAGCACTCAGCTCGGCGGTATGCATCACGCAGGCGCGCTGGCCGGCATGCTGATCGTTCTGCTGTCGGGTACGCTGCTGGCGCGCTGGGTCACCGTGCCGATCCGCGTCTGGATTGTCGGCGGCTGTGTCCTCTCGGGTCTGTCGCTGATTGGCCTTGCCTGGGGCGGGGCGCGCGCACCCGACTGGCCGCTGGCCGGGAATATCTTCACGCTGGGTCTGGCCAACGGCACCTTTGCCGTTGCAGCCATCGGTGCCATGATGAGCCTCGCGCGCGAGGGCGGTGACGGACGCGAAGGCGTGCGCATGGGGCTCTTCGGGGCGGCCCAGGCGATTGCCTTTGGCGCCGGCTCTTTCATCGGAACAGCCATGGTCGATATCATGCGCTGGCTGACACAGGCCGACGCTACGGCCTATGGCGCCGTTTTCACATTTGAGGGTTTTGTTTTTCTGATCGCGGCAGGTCTGGCCATGCGCCTGACGGCTCCGGGACCGGAAAACCGGAACCAGACCGCAATGATGCCGGGGGAATGA
- the bchB gene encoding ferredoxin:protochlorophyllide reductase (ATP-dependent) subunit B, protein MKLTVWTYEGPPHVGAMRVATGMTGLHYVLHAPQGDTYADLLFTMIERRDHRPPVTYTTFQARDLGSDTANLFKKSLEDAYARYQPEALIVGASCTAELIQDDPGGMSETMGLPVPVIPLELPSYQRKENFGADETFFQIVRTLAKPIERTAQITCNLIGPTALGFRHRDDITEMTALLSDMGISVNVVAPMTSSPSDIARMGAAHFNVLMYPETAESAARWMERELGQPFTKTVPIGVGATRDFVQEVAEITGLAPYLDESRLRLPWYSRSVDSTYLTGKRVFIFGDGSHVAAAARVARDEMGFEVVGLGCYNREMARPIRSLAKEYGVEALITDDYLEVERSIEALQPEMILGTQMERHIGKRLGIPCAVISAPVHVQDFPARYSPQMGIEGANVLFDTWVHPLVMGLEEHLLHMFRDDFEFHDAAGPSHHGGHAPKAANEAAPAPVAPTPAAAAAKTAGDGNVIWLDDAERELKKIPFFVRGKARRNTETFASERGVSEISVDTLYEAKAHYAR, encoded by the coding sequence ATGAAGCTGACCGTCTGGACATATGAGGGCCCGCCCCACGTCGGCGCCATGCGCGTCGCCACCGGCATGACCGGGCTGCACTATGTACTGCACGCGCCCCAGGGCGACACCTATGCCGATCTGCTCTTTACGATGATCGAACGGCGCGACCACCGTCCGCCCGTTACCTACACCACCTTCCAGGCCCGCGATCTCGGCTCTGACACGGCCAATCTGTTCAAAAAGTCGCTCGAAGACGCCTATGCCCGCTACCAGCCCGAAGCGCTGATCGTCGGCGCCTCCTGCACTGCCGAGCTTATCCAGGACGACCCGGGCGGCATGTCCGAGACCATGGGCCTGCCCGTCCCGGTCATTCCGCTCGAACTGCCAAGTTATCAGCGTAAAGAAAATTTCGGCGCTGATGAGACCTTCTTTCAGATCGTGCGCACCCTGGCAAAACCGATAGAGCGCACGGCACAGATCACCTGCAATCTGATCGGCCCTACCGCGCTCGGATTCCGGCATCGCGATGACATCACCGAGATGACAGCCCTGCTGTCGGACATGGGCATCAGCGTCAATGTGGTGGCGCCAATGACGTCATCCCCGTCGGACATCGCCCGGATGGGGGCTGCACACTTCAACGTGCTGATGTATCCCGAGACCGCCGAAAGCGCGGCACGCTGGATGGAGCGCGAACTCGGCCAGCCCTTCACAAAAACCGTGCCCATCGGCGTCGGCGCCACCCGCGATTTCGTACAGGAAGTGGCAGAAATCACTGGTCTTGCCCCATATCTCGACGAAAGCCGGCTGCGCCTGCCCTGGTATTCCAGGAGCGTCGACAGCACCTATCTGACCGGCAAGCGCGTGTTCATCTTCGGGGATGGCAGCCACGTTGCAGCCGCCGCCCGTGTCGCGCGCGATGAGATGGGTTTCGAGGTCGTCGGCCTTGGCTGTTACAACCGCGAAATGGCGCGGCCCATCCGCAGCCTCGCGAAAGAATACGGTGTCGAGGCCCTGATCACCGACGATTATCTTGAGGTCGAACGCAGCATTGAAGCACTGCAGCCCGAAATGATCCTCGGCACCCAGATGGAGCGGCACATCGGCAAACGCCTCGGCATTCCCTGTGCCGTGATCTCCGCCCCGGTGCACGTACAGGATTTCCCGGCCCGCTATTCCCCGCAGATGGGCATCGAGGGCGCCAATGTACTCTTTGATACCTGGGTGCATCCGCTAGTCATGGGGCTGGAAGAACACCTTCTGCACATGTTCCGCGACGATTTTGAATTTCACGATGCGGCCGGTCCGTCGCATCACGGCGGCCACGCGCCGAAAGCGGCCAACGAGGCCGCCCCGGCCCCTGTCGCGCCCACGCCCGCCGCCGCAGCGGCGAAAACAGCCGGGGACGGTAATGTCATCTGGCTCGACGATGCCGAACGCGAACTGAAAAAGATCCCGTTTTTCGTGCGCGGCAAGGCGCGGCGCAACACCGAAACCTTCGCCAGTGAACGCGGCGTCTCCGAAATCAGCGTCGATACGCTCTACGAGGCAAAGGCCCATTATGCGCGATGA
- the chlG gene encoding chlorophyll synthase ChlG encodes MSVTQIIQPRRFPEPAAALRLIKPVTWFPPMWAYLCGVVSSGASPSGQWTLVLLGVVLAGPVVCGMSQAANDWCDRHVDAINEPDRPIPSGRIPGRWGLWIALAMSVLSLFVGWQLGPWGFGATVLGVLAAWAYSAEPVRLKRSGWWGPGLVGLSYEALPWFTGAAVLSAGAPALPVIVVALLYGIGAHGIMTLNDFKALEGDRQTGVNSLPVVLGPARAAKVACLVMTVPQIMVTALLLFWDKPLHAAGVAAVLLAQFWAMTVMFKDPEGRAPWYNGTGVLLYITGMMIAAFALRGLA; translated from the coding sequence ATGTCTGTCACTCAGATCATACAGCCGCGCCGCTTTCCCGAACCAGCCGCCGCTCTGCGCCTGATAAAACCCGTGACATGGTTCCCGCCGATGTGGGCCTATCTCTGCGGTGTTGTATCGTCCGGTGCCTCTCCGTCCGGGCAGTGGACGCTGGTGCTGCTCGGCGTGGTCCTCGCGGGCCCGGTGGTCTGTGGTATGAGCCAGGCCGCCAACGACTGGTGCGACCGCCACGTGGACGCCATCAACGAACCGGACCGCCCGATCCCATCGGGTCGCATCCCCGGTCGCTGGGGTCTGTGGATCGCCCTTGCAATGTCGGTGCTTTCTCTTTTTGTCGGCTGGCAGCTGGGCCCCTGGGGTTTCGGTGCCACGGTGCTGGGCGTGCTCGCGGCCTGGGCTTATTCCGCTGAGCCTGTGCGTCTGAAACGCTCGGGCTGGTGGGGCCCTGGCCTTGTGGGTCTGAGTTATGAAGCCCTGCCGTGGTTTACCGGTGCCGCCGTGCTGAGCGCCGGCGCGCCTGCGCTGCCCGTAATCGTGGTGGCGCTGCTTTACGGTATCGGCGCGCATGGCATCATGACGCTGAATGATTTCAAGGCGCTGGAAGGTGACCGCCAGACCGGCGTGAATTCCCTGCCGGTTGTGCTCGGACCTGCACGAGCGGCGAAAGTCGCCTGTCTGGTTATGACCGTGCCGCAGATCATGGTCACAGCCCTGCTGCTGTTCTGGGACAAGCCGCTGCACGCCGCCGGCGTCGCCGCCGTCCTGCTCGCGCAGTTTTGGGCAATGACCGTCATGTTCAAAGATCCGGAAGGCCGCGCGCCCTGGTACAACGGCACCGGCGTGCTGCTTTACATCACCGGCATGATGATCGCGGCCTTTGCGCTCAGGGGGCTCGCATGA
- the bchF gene encoding 2-vinyl bacteriochlorophyllide hydratase: MDTTTTAGTDRAGLYSPAERARRDATVWTTVQGVLAPLQFAVFLVSLVLVLRYLWTDDGYMAATVSVLLKTLALYVIMVTGAIWEKIVFGQYLFAPAFFWEDVFSFAVIALHTAYIWALFSGALDPRALMFLALAAYAAYVINAVQFVLKLRAARLQATAHSAPRTGVAA, translated from the coding sequence ATGGACACCACAACAACAGCCGGAACGGACCGCGCAGGCCTCTATTCGCCGGCCGAACGCGCCCGTCGCGACGCCACTGTCTGGACCACGGTTCAGGGGGTTCTGGCGCCGCTGCAGTTTGCCGTTTTCCTGGTCTCTCTGGTGCTGGTACTGCGCTATCTCTGGACGGACGACGGCTACATGGCCGCGACAGTTTCTGTCCTGCTTAAAACGCTGGCACTCTATGTGATCATGGTCACCGGTGCGATCTGGGAAAAAATCGTTTTCGGTCAGTACCTTTTCGCCCCCGCATTCTTCTGGGAAGACGTCTTTTCATTCGCCGTGATCGCACTCCACACCGCCTATATCTGGGCGCTTTTCAGTGGCGCTCTTGATCCCCGCGCGCTGATGTTTCTGGCGCTCGCGGCCTATGCGGCCTACGTGATCAACGCGGTCCAGTTCGTACTGAAGCTCAGGGCTGCGCGGCTGCAGGCGACAGCGCATTCCGCCCCTCGAACGGGGGTGGCCGCATGA
- a CDS encoding ferredoxin:protochlorophyllide reductase (ATP-dependent) subunit N, whose product MNDLPRLPTSGGCRDEPILKQRGQREVFCGLTGIIWLHRKMQDAFFLVIGSRTCAHLLQSAAGVMIFAEPRFGTAILEETDLAGLADAQTELDKVVDQLLARRTDIRQLFLVGSCPSEVIKLDLSRAAERMTEKYAPSVRVLNFSGSGIETTFTQGEDACLASMVPVLPETNERQLLLVGALPDVVEEQAVSLLTQMGIGPVRVLPAPRADSDLSVGTETVFALTQPFLGDTHAELERRGARHIAAPFPFGEEGTTAWLRMIADEFGVDDATFERVTAAPRARARKAIAQASVSLRGKSVFFFPDSQLEIPLARFLTRECGMQAIEVGAPFIHKGIIGPDLDMLAQGPVLSEGQDVDLQLDRCRAARPDLTVCGLGLANPLEAEGLSTKWAIELVFTPVHFYEQAGDLAGLFSRPLRRDDLLQLGVRA is encoded by the coding sequence ATGAACGATCTGCCGCGCCTTCCGACCTCCGGCGGATGCCGTGATGAACCGATTCTGAAGCAGCGCGGCCAGCGCGAGGTGTTCTGCGGTCTGACGGGAATCATCTGGCTGCACCGCAAAATGCAGGACGCCTTTTTCCTGGTCATCGGCAGCCGGACCTGCGCGCATCTGCTGCAATCCGCCGCAGGCGTGATGATTTTTGCCGAACCGCGCTTCGGAACAGCGATTCTCGAAGAAACTGACCTTGCGGGCCTTGCCGATGCCCAGACCGAGCTCGACAAAGTCGTAGATCAGCTGCTCGCACGGCGCACAGATATCCGCCAGCTTTTCCTCGTGGGCTCCTGCCCGTCCGAAGTGATCAAACTGGATCTGTCGCGCGCCGCCGAGCGCATGACAGAAAAATACGCCCCCTCCGTACGGGTACTGAATTTCTCAGGATCCGGCATCGAGACGACGTTTACCCAGGGCGAAGACGCCTGCCTTGCCAGCATGGTTCCCGTTCTGCCGGAAACAAACGAACGCCAGTTACTTCTTGTCGGCGCTTTGCCTGATGTGGTCGAGGAACAGGCGGTCTCACTGCTCACGCAGATGGGCATCGGCCCTGTCCGCGTCCTGCCAGCACCACGTGCCGACAGTGACCTTAGCGTCGGTACAGAGACTGTTTTCGCCCTGACGCAGCCTTTCCTGGGCGACACCCATGCAGAACTGGAGCGCCGCGGCGCCCGGCACATCGCGGCCCCCTTCCCCTTCGGCGAAGAAGGCACCACCGCCTGGCTGCGCATGATCGCCGATGAATTCGGCGTGGACGACGCGACATTCGAAAGGGTCACCGCCGCCCCGCGTGCCCGTGCCCGCAAAGCCATCGCCCAGGCCTCTGTCAGTCTGCGCGGCAAATCGGTGTTCTTCTTCCCCGACAGCCAGCTCGAAATCCCGCTGGCCCGCTTTCTGACCCGCGAATGCGGCATGCAGGCCATAGAGGTCGGCGCGCCCTTCATCCACAAAGGCATCATCGGCCCCGATCTCGACATGCTGGCACAGGGCCCTGTGCTCTCCGAAGGACAGGACGTCGATCTTCAGCTTGACCGCTGCCGCGCGGCCCGCCCTGATCTCACGGTCTGCGGTCTTGGCCTCGCCAACCCGCTCGAAGCCGAAGGCCTCTCCACAAAATGGGCCATCGAGCTTGTCTTCACACCGGTCCATTTCTACGAACAGGCAGGAGATCTCGCCGGGCTTTTTTCGCGCCCGCTGCGCCGTGACGACCTGCTGCAACTGGGGGTCCGCGCATGA